CGGAGAGCCAAAATGGGATTCACCGTGGGGTGAAGGAAGGCCAGGCTGGCACATTGAGTGTTCAACAATGAGCACCAAGTATTTGGGAGAGCAGTTCGACATTCACGGCGGCGGAAATGACTTAATATTTCCGCACCATGAAAACGAGATAGCTCAAACAGAGGCATGCACGGGTAAGGAGTGGGTTAGGTACTGGCTCCATACGGGTTTCGTCATGGTAAAAGGAGAAAAGATGAGCAAAAGCCTAGGAAACTTTGTAACGATAAGGGAGCTTTTGCAGAGATATTCCCCAGAAGTTATAAGGTTCTTTGTCCTACAGAAGCACTACCGCTCCCCTCTAGACTACACGGAAGAGGGAATACAGCACGCAAAGAACAACCTCGAAAAGCTTTACAACACAATTGAAAACATTAGAATTGCTCTTGAAAAAGCGGAGATACCATTCAAATGGGGCAAAGAAGAGTTTGAGCTTTATGAAGTGATTAGAGAAGCAAAGAGAAAATTCTATGAAGCGATGGATGATGACTTCAACACTGCTGAGGCCATGAGGCCAATATTTGAGGTCGCAAACGCTGTGAACAAATACCTAGCAAAGGTAGAAAAGCCAAAGGAAAGCGTTCTGAGAAAAGCCCTTGAGTTCTTCAAGATGGTTGGCGAAATTTTTGGAATCTTTGAGGAATACTTCAAAGAAACAAAGGAGACAAAAGAAGAAGAACTTATTGAGCTGTTAATCCAAGTCAGAGCTGAACTGAGAAAACAGAAGAACTATGCTTTAGCGGATAAAATTAGAGCAGAGCTTAGAGAGCTTGGCATCCAGCTTGAAGATACTCCACAAGGAACAATTTGGAAGAGGATAAATGTTTAGTCTTTTTTCTTCCTAAACTCATTTATCAGCTCTTTTGCTGCTTTTACCATCTCTTCAAGAGTTGCGTTGTCGTGGCTGATTCCGATGGTTATCTTCGCATGGGTTGTTGCGTATGAGAAATACAGTGTATTTCCTTGGCTCTTTGCAAAGAACTGCTCGACTGTCTCTGTTTCTTCTCCCACATCGTCTTCTCCGCCGGGCATGATTTCTGGATTGTCATCAAGTATCATGGGTCTTGGCTCCATATTTCCACCTCCCCAGCGTTAATTTGCAGATGCCCCTTTTAAAATTTGGGGGTCTGTCCGTCGTGAGTTTTTAGGAGGTTTGTGAGTGAAAACCTTCCCGTTTAAATTTACTCTCACGACGGACTTGGGTTTCACCAGCCTCAACTCCCCTCTGGGTTCATTGGGGAGTAAATCATTGGCCTTAACCCCGCTCAGGGCGACCCCAAGTCCCCGCATCCAAATGTTGAACGCCCCAACAAACTGTCTATCACCAACAAAACTACAATTAGGACACTCCACCAGCCCGTTTCGGGACTCTAACCTACTCCCA
This is a stretch of genomic DNA from Thermococcus sp. M39. It encodes these proteins:
- the cysS gene encoding cysteine--tRNA ligase is translated as MKVKVYNTLTKQKEEFKPLREGEVRMYVCGPTVYDYTHLGHARTYIAFDVIRRYLEHKGYTVLMVMNFTDIDDKIIRRAQETGEDPKELAEKFLRYFLEDMKALKVKPADIYPRVTEHIQDIIEFVKKLEEKGYAYEGSDGVYFEVQKFKDYGKLSGIKLEELRKGARVEPGEGKKNPEDFALWKKAKPGEPKWDSPWGEGRPGWHIECSTMSTKYLGEQFDIHGGGNDLIFPHHENEIAQTEACTGKEWVRYWLHTGFVMVKGEKMSKSLGNFVTIRELLQRYSPEVIRFFVLQKHYRSPLDYTEEGIQHAKNNLEKLYNTIENIRIALEKAEIPFKWGKEEFELYEVIREAKRKFYEAMDDDFNTAEAMRPIFEVANAVNKYLAKVEKPKESVLRKALEFFKMVGEIFGIFEEYFKETKETKEEELIELLIQVRAELRKQKNYALADKIRAELRELGIQLEDTPQGTIWKRINV